A section of the Chryseobacterium scophthalmum genome encodes:
- a CDS encoding DUF1761 domain-containing protein: protein MIQINFLAILLASLIPLVMGFIWYNPKLFGKAWMRECGLTEEKMKGANMGVVFILSIILSFLIGIFLQFVTIHQFGALGMIGGDETLAKPSYAAFMNDYGKAYRSFGHGALHSFMTGIFFVFPLLAINAMFERKSWKYVFINTGFWTITITLMGGIICGWYAMDGFNWVTQK from the coding sequence ATGATACAAATTAACTTTCTGGCAATACTTCTTGCCTCATTGATTCCTTTGGTGATGGGATTTATTTGGTATAATCCTAAACTTTTCGGGAAAGCATGGATGAGAGAATGTGGATTAACTGAAGAGAAAATGAAAGGCGCAAATATGGGCGTCGTCTTTATTTTGTCGATTATTTTATCTTTTTTAATCGGAATCTTTCTTCAGTTTGTAACGATTCATCAGTTTGGAGCTTTGGGAATGATTGGCGGTGACGAAACTTTAGCGAAACCTTCTTACGCTGCTTTTATGAATGATTACGGTAAAGCATATCGCTCATTTGGTCACGGCGCTTTGCATTCTTTTATGACGGGAATTTTCTTTGTTTTTCCTTTACTTGCCATCAATGCAATGTTTGAAAGAAAATCTTGGAAATATGTTTTCATCAACACCGGATTCTGGACGATCACTATTACTTTAATGGGCGGAATTATTTGTGGATGGTACGCAATGGACGGATTTAACTGGGTGACTCAAAAATAA
- a CDS encoding peptidogalycan biosysnthesis protein, whose protein sequence is MSYTFKIFNSTTELPINWNIVIGQQNIMLSEEYFRVLEESKPINMKYCFVGFFFGEELIGGALFQYLNFIEHKSFQKGEMLCKIRNFLAKQLSKDVMILGNNMLTGQNGFYFDTSKITTEKAILFLNETSQNIQAILGKTSLIIYKDYQRSFLKNFEDEKFRSFYRFSVQPNMILNIKPEWNCFEDYINDLSKKYRARLKSAKKKIDGIQKLELDIQSIKKHQNEMNILYQNVAENAPFNTFFLTEKHFESMKQNLKENFKVFGYFFNEKLIGFYTLILNNNDIDTYFLGYDKEIQKEKQIYLNMLFDMTEFGISNQFKRIVFGRTALEIKSTIGAEPVEIFGLIKHNNKAINPFMEKIFTSLNPKVEWIQRKPFK, encoded by the coding sequence ATGTCTTATACTTTTAAAATCTTTAATTCAACTACTGAGCTTCCAATTAATTGGAATATCGTCATCGGACAGCAAAATATTATGTTGTCTGAAGAATATTTTCGTGTTTTGGAAGAATCAAAACCGATTAACATGAAATACTGTTTTGTCGGTTTCTTTTTTGGTGAAGAATTAATTGGTGGTGCATTATTTCAATATTTAAATTTTATTGAGCATAAAAGTTTTCAGAAAGGCGAGATGTTGTGCAAAATAAGAAATTTTTTGGCAAAACAGTTGAGTAAAGACGTGATGATTTTAGGCAATAATATGTTGACCGGGCAAAACGGTTTTTATTTCGACACTTCAAAAATTACAACTGAAAAAGCGATTCTTTTTTTGAATGAAACTTCACAAAATATTCAAGCAATATTAGGGAAAACATCATTGATTATTTATAAAGATTATCAGAGATCGTTTTTGAAAAACTTTGAAGACGAAAAATTTAGATCATTTTACAGGTTTTCAGTACAGCCCAACATGATTTTAAATATAAAACCGGAATGGAATTGTTTTGAAGATTACATCAATGATTTATCTAAAAAATACCGTGCAAGACTGAAATCTGCAAAGAAAAAGATTGATGGAATTCAAAAATTAGAATTAGATATTCAGTCGATTAAAAAGCATCAGAATGAAATGAATATTCTGTATCAGAATGTTGCAGAAAATGCTCCTTTTAATACCTTTTTTCTCACAGAAAAACATTTTGAAAGCATGAAACAAAATCTGAAGGAGAATTTCAAGGTCTTCGGATATTTTTTTAATGAAAAACTGATTGGCTTTTATACTTTAATTCTTAATAACAACGATATTGATACGTATTTTTTAGGGTATGATAAAGAGATTCAGAAAGAAAAACAGATCTATCTGAATATGCTTTTTGATATGACCGAATTTGGAATTTCAAATCAGTTTAAACGTATTGTTTTTGGCAGAACTGCGCTCGAAATAAAATCTACAATTGGTGCCGAACCTGTAGAGATTTTTGGTTTAATAAAACATAACAACAAAGCAATCAACCCTTTTATGGAAAAGATTTTCACATCATTAAATCCAAAAGTAGAGTGGATTCAGAGAAAGCCTTTTAAATAA
- a CDS encoding Gfo/Idh/MocA family oxidoreductase, giving the protein MQLVKVGLCAFGMSGKVFHAPFLKEHPGFFMSAVVERSKDDSKEKYPDAEIYRSVEEMLKNADIEVVVVNTPVQTHFEYVKMALEAGKNVIVEKPFTVTVSEAEELVNLAENKNLFLSVYQNRRFDRDYLQVQKVLAEGKLGNVRETEIRFDRFRTEPSGKEHKENPEQNGSGSMHDLGSHLVDQAVQLFGFPEKLFADVFSMKGESFANDYFEILLYYKNDLRVRLKSSVFTKEDHYAYKIHGDKGSFLQERTDNQENELVAGAVPTYGKEWMQPLKEADGILNYFNENSETERVLTSSEFGNYMNYYQQIYEHIVFGYALPSLGNEVVQNMKIIEAALESSKKGKVVEL; this is encoded by the coding sequence ATGCAATTGGTAAAAGTAGGTCTTTGCGCATTTGGAATGAGCGGTAAAGTTTTTCACGCTCCATTTTTAAAAGAACATCCCGGTTTTTTTATGTCTGCCGTGGTTGAAAGATCAAAGGATGATTCTAAAGAAAAATACCCCGATGCAGAAATTTACCGTTCGGTAGAAGAGATGCTGAAAAATGCAGATATTGAAGTAGTTGTTGTAAATACTCCGGTTCAGACTCATTTTGAATATGTAAAAATGGCTCTGGAGGCAGGGAAAAATGTAATTGTAGAAAAACCATTCACTGTTACTGTTTCAGAAGCAGAAGAATTAGTGAATTTGGCTGAAAATAAAAATCTTTTTTTAAGTGTTTACCAAAACAGAAGATTCGACCGTGATTATCTTCAGGTACAAAAAGTTTTGGCTGAAGGAAAATTAGGAAATGTAAGAGAAACTGAAATTCGTTTTGACAGATTCAGAACTGAGCCAAGCGGAAAAGAACATAAAGAAAATCCCGAACAAAACGGCTCCGGATCAATGCATGATTTGGGTTCGCATTTGGTAGATCAGGCAGTGCAGCTTTTTGGTTTTCCTGAAAAACTTTTTGCTGATGTTTTTTCAATGAAAGGGGAGAGTTTTGCCAACGATTATTTTGAAATTCTTTTGTATTATAAAAATGATTTGCGTGTGAGATTAAAATCTTCTGTTTTTACCAAGGAAGACCATTATGCCTATAAAATTCATGGTGATAAAGGAAGTTTCTTACAAGAACGCACAGATAATCAAGAAAATGAATTGGTCGCAGGAGCGGTTCCAACTTATGGAAAAGAGTGGATGCAACCTTTGAAAGAGGCTGATGGAATTCTTAATTATTTTAATGAAAATTCAGAAACTGAAAGAGTTTTAACATCAAGTGAATTCGGAAATTATATGAATTATTATCAGCAAATCTACGAACACATTGTTTTCGGATATGCTTTACCGTCTCTTGGAAATGAAGTCGTACAAAATATGAAAATCATTGAAGCCGCTCTTGAAAGTTCTAAAAAAGGAAAAGTTGTTGAATTATAA
- a CDS encoding DegT/DnrJ/EryC1/StrS family aminotransferase: protein MKKIQMVDLQSQYYKIKNDVDNAVLNVMDSAAFINGPEVKSFQNEMETYLDVKHVIPCANGTDALQIALMGLDLQEGDEVITADFTFAATVEVIHLLKLKSVLVDVDYDTFTISTEAIKKAITPKTKAIIPVHIFGQCANMEEILKIAEEHNLFVIEDNAQAIGSQYTFSSGEVRHAGTMSTVGTTSFFPSKNLGCYGDGGAIFTNNDELAHRLRGIVNHGMYERYYHDEVGVNSRLDSIQAAILRKKLPNLDSYNDARRKAADYYDEAFAGNENILTPKRSENSTHVFHQYTLRILNGKRNELQKFLTEKEIPAMIYYPVALRKQKAYYQESNDADFVNTDKLLDQVISLPMHTELDEEQLKYITDAVLEFMG, encoded by the coding sequence ATGAAAAAGATACAGATGGTTGACTTGCAGAGTCAGTATTACAAAATAAAAAATGATGTAGACAATGCAGTTTTAAATGTAATGGATTCTGCTGCTTTTATTAACGGACCGGAAGTAAAATCTTTCCAAAACGAAATGGAAACTTATCTGGATGTAAAACACGTAATTCCTTGCGCCAACGGTACTGATGCTTTGCAGATTGCTTTGATGGGTTTAGATTTACAGGAAGGAGACGAAGTGATTACCGCTGATTTTACTTTTGCAGCTACCGTTGAAGTTATTCATTTATTAAAACTAAAATCTGTATTGGTAGATGTAGATTACGATACTTTTACCATCTCAACAGAAGCGATTAAAAAAGCAATTACTCCTAAAACAAAGGCGATTATTCCTGTTCATATTTTCGGACAATGTGCCAATATGGAGGAGATTTTAAAAATTGCTGAAGAACACAATCTATTTGTTATCGAAGACAACGCACAGGCAATCGGTTCTCAATATACTTTTTCTAGTGGAGAAGTGAGACATGCAGGAACAATGTCTACTGTTGGAACAACTTCTTTTTTTCCATCTAAAAATTTAGGTTGTTACGGCGATGGTGGTGCGATTTTCACCAATAATGATGAGCTTGCTCACCGTTTAAGAGGGATTGTAAACCATGGAATGTACGAAAGATATTACCATGACGAAGTAGGGGTAAACTCAAGATTAGACAGTATTCAGGCTGCAATTTTAAGAAAAAAACTTCCAAATCTTGATTCTTACAACGATGCAAGAAGAAAAGCGGCTGATTATTATGACGAAGCTTTTGCTGGGAATGAAAATATTCTTACTCCAAAAAGATCTGAAAATTCAACTCATGTTTTTCATCAATATACTTTGAGAATTTTAAACGGAAAACGTAACGAATTACAAAAATTCCTTACTGAAAAGGAAATTCCGGCAATGATTTATTACCCTGTTGCTTTAAGAAAACAAAAAGCGTATTATCAGGAAAGCAATGATGCTGATTTTGTAAACACAGACAAGCTTTTGGATCAGGTAATTTCTCTTCCGATGCACACAGAATTGGATGAAGAGCAGTTGAAGTATATTACTGATGCTGTTTTGGAGTTTATGGGATAA
- a CDS encoding S8/S53 family peptidase, producing the protein MKKLLLFCFLAGYSTSFAQTELVFVYFTGKPNKAAFYANPLSELSQKSLNRRAALGIALNDQDAPIEQSYIQNLQNLGFTITDYSKWLNGVAVNANQAQVNLIKTQPFVQSVESFAKNSSLVLKTQNTNKWSDFESTQKNQTIFDYGSGSEQIDQINLRPLHLAGFTGTGVTIAVIDTGFPTVNTGSAFSRLWTNNKIKGGYDFVSKGTDIYNPSLNNHGTVVLGAIGGYIADAFVGSAPDADFYLYRSENSAVEVPEEELYWIEAAEEADRKGVDIITTSLGYNNFDDPKYSYTYNDMNGTKSFIGRASEIAVNKGIFVLIAAGNSGEVPWHYITTPADNVKVFSIGSVDSAGNASAFSSYGPNSLGMIKPDASTRGTSSATVDNNTMISVSGTSIATPIAAGGVACLIQAFPGMNRDLMRTNLRQNASLFPAHNDQMGYGILNFGSFYNSTLNTSELVKKNTIAIFPNPVKNILNIATEAQIISTEVYDNLGRMILKSAQKSIKVEDFAKGTYYLKIQTKDKIYYEKFLKQ; encoded by the coding sequence ATGAAAAAACTTTTACTGTTTTGTTTTTTAGCGGGTTACTCTACATCTTTTGCGCAAACTGAACTTGTTTTTGTTTATTTTACCGGTAAACCCAACAAAGCTGCATTTTATGCCAATCCGCTTTCTGAGTTGAGTCAAAAATCGCTCAACAGACGTGCTGCATTGGGAATTGCATTAAATGACCAGGACGCTCCCATCGAGCAATCTTATATTCAAAATTTACAAAATTTAGGATTTACGATCACCGATTATTCAAAATGGCTGAATGGTGTCGCCGTAAATGCCAATCAGGCGCAGGTCAATTTAATTAAAACACAACCTTTTGTACAATCAGTAGAAAGTTTTGCTAAAAATTCTTCTTTAGTTTTAAAAACTCAAAACACCAATAAATGGTCAGATTTTGAATCAACTCAGAAAAATCAGACCATATTCGATTATGGTTCAGGATCTGAACAGATTGATCAAATCAATTTAAGACCACTCCATCTTGCCGGATTTACCGGAACCGGAGTGACCATTGCTGTTATCGATACCGGATTTCCGACCGTAAATACAGGTTCTGCATTTTCCAGATTATGGACCAATAACAAAATAAAAGGCGGTTACGATTTTGTTTCAAAAGGTACAGACATCTATAATCCTTCGCTCAATAATCACGGAACAGTAGTTTTAGGAGCAATTGGAGGTTACATTGCCGATGCTTTTGTGGGTTCTGCTCCTGATGCTGATTTTTATCTTTACCGCAGTGAAAATTCAGCAGTTGAAGTTCCTGAAGAAGAATTATACTGGATTGAAGCCGCAGAAGAAGCAGATAGAAAAGGTGTAGATATTATCACAACTTCTTTAGGATACAATAATTTTGATGACCCAAAATACAGCTACACTTACAATGACATGAACGGTACAAAATCTTTCATTGGAAGAGCCAGTGAAATTGCTGTAAACAAAGGGATTTTTGTTTTAATTGCAGCCGGAAATTCTGGTGAAGTTCCTTGGCATTATATCACAACTCCGGCAGACAATGTTAAAGTTTTCAGCATTGGTTCGGTAGATTCAGCAGGAAATGCTTCTGCATTTTCATCTTACGGTCCCAATTCTTTAGGAATGATAAAACCCGATGCAAGTACAAGAGGAACTTCATCTGCAACAGTAGATAATAACACAATGATTTCAGTTTCGGGAACATCAATTGCAACGCCCATTGCAGCAGGTGGAGTTGCCTGTTTAATTCAGGCTTTTCCGGGAATGAACAGAGATTTGATGAGGACGAACTTAAGACAGAATGCTTCATTATTTCCTGCACACAACGATCAAATGGGATATGGAATTCTGAATTTTGGAAGTTTTTATAATTCTACATTAAATACTTCAGAACTCGTTAAAAAGAATACAATAGCAATCTTCCCAAATCCAGTAAAAAACATCCTGAATATTGCGACCGAAGCACAAATTATTTCAACTGAAGTTTACGATAATCTGGGAAGAATGATTTTAAAATCTGCTCAAAAATCTATCAAAGTAGAAGATTTTGCAAAAGGAACTTATTATTTAAAAATCCAGACTAAGGATAAAATATATTATGAAAAATTTTTGAAACAATAA
- a CDS encoding alpha/beta fold hydrolase, which yields MKKLNFTLLLFTAGFYYSQTISGTVISKNENQPVHYAKIGVDKENIGVITDENGNFTIDLSKANTSNKIKVEVAGYEPFTETVANFVKQDQQKIYLKEKVKNIQEVVLKTKKLVDKNWGVNTKTKSVMYSVNPAFKKEDFLGETALEFKASKKSKIKNINLNIASITADRPVIMRYTIYNEKNGLPNESILDEEITVELTKDKIIDGTFTLDVNDKNIWVQGKFFVGIQFLREFEGRLNISAALFRTGYIRKFYDEWKKMTIAAPAINIDVKVDKNAKDENKHEELSDESIASFFPDVSSFQAASEESVFGKNLEVGKMLNLKNADLYYEVYGDGEPLFLLHGNSGSIKDFYQQIPVLSKQYKVIVMDTRAQGKSIDKTKNDLNYKIFADDVKALADHLGLQKINIAGWSDGGNTGLEFALKYPQNLNRLITIGANAFPDGVDQELLNNFNIKYKVLQLQNNPEKLNERRLLKLMLKEPNISEKQLNKIQNKVLVIAGEKDVIKQSHTEFLAKQMPNSELKIYKDATHMIPFENADQLNQDILDFLKQ from the coding sequence ATGAAAAAGCTCAACTTTACATTACTTCTTTTTACTGCGGGTTTTTATTATTCACAAACCATTTCGGGAACTGTAATTTCTAAAAATGAAAATCAACCGGTTCATTATGCTAAAATTGGTGTAGACAAAGAAAATATTGGGGTCATTACCGATGAAAACGGAAATTTTACAATCGATCTTTCTAAAGCAAATACTTCCAACAAAATTAAAGTCGAAGTTGCAGGTTACGAACCTTTTACTGAAACTGTTGCCAATTTTGTGAAACAAGATCAGCAGAAGATTTATCTAAAAGAAAAAGTAAAAAACATTCAGGAAGTTGTTTTAAAAACTAAAAAATTAGTCGATAAAAATTGGGGAGTGAATACGAAGACTAAAAGTGTGATGTATTCGGTAAATCCAGCATTCAAAAAAGAAGATTTTTTAGGAGAAACTGCATTGGAATTTAAAGCGAGTAAAAAATCTAAAATCAAAAACATTAATCTTAATATTGCAAGTATTACAGCAGATCGACCTGTGATTATGCGGTATACGATTTATAATGAAAAGAATGGTTTGCCAAATGAAAGTATTCTGGATGAAGAAATCACGGTTGAATTAACAAAAGATAAAATCATTGACGGAACTTTTACTTTGGATGTGAATGACAAAAATATTTGGGTTCAGGGAAAATTTTTTGTGGGAATTCAGTTTTTGAGAGAGTTTGAAGGTCGACTAAATATCAGTGCTGCGCTTTTCAGAACGGGATATATAAGAAAGTTTTATGATGAATGGAAGAAAATGACCATTGCCGCTCCTGCTATAAATATAGATGTAAAAGTGGATAAAAATGCAAAAGATGAAAATAAGCACGAAGAATTGAGTGATGAAAGTATTGCTTCTTTTTTTCCGGATGTAAGTAGCTTTCAAGCTGCATCTGAAGAAAGTGTTTTTGGGAAAAATCTGGAAGTTGGAAAGATGCTGAATCTTAAAAACGCAGATCTTTATTATGAAGTGTATGGTGATGGTGAACCTCTTTTTTTACTTCACGGAAATTCGGGAAGTATAAAAGATTTTTATCAGCAGATTCCTGTGCTTTCAAAACAATATAAAGTGATTGTGATGGATACAAGAGCGCAGGGAAAAAGCATTGATAAAACTAAAAATGATCTTAATTATAAGATTTTTGCAGATGATGTAAAAGCTTTGGCTGATCATTTGGGATTGCAAAAAATCAATATTGCAGGGTGGAGTGACGGCGGAAATACAGGATTGGAATTTGCTTTAAAATATCCACAGAATTTAAATCGACTGATTACAATTGGCGCAAATGCTTTTCCGGATGGTGTTGATCAGGAATTACTCAATAATTTTAATATTAAATATAAAGTGTTACAGCTTCAAAATAATCCTGAAAAACTGAATGAAAGAAGACTGTTGAAACTGATGTTGAAAGAACCGAATATCAGTGAAAAACAATTAAATAAAATTCAGAATAAAGTGTTGGTGATTGCCGGTGAAAAAGATGTCATCAAACAAAGCCATACCGAATTTTTGGCGAAACAAATGCCTAACTCAGAACTGAAAATATATAAAGATGCCACTCACATGATTCCTTTTGAAAATGCAGACCAGCTCAATCAGGATATTTTAGATTTTTTGAAACAATAA
- a CDS encoding ABC-F family ATP-binding cassette domain-containing protein: MNYVSVENLTKSYGIKTLFKNVSFHVNEGDKIAIVAKNGSGKSTLLKILMGKEIADSGSVVINKDIQVVLFDQEIDFESDLTIDEFMMTLDSAPILALKKYHHALVSGNPDEMETALAEMEIHKAWDLENEMSQILSQLKITDLTAKMGMLSGGQIKRVALAKLLTETRAEHRHTLLIMDEPTNHLDVEMVEWLENYLNKAKITLILVTHDRYFLDAVCGIIWEMEDQNMYFHNGSYATYLENKMIREDNMNSTIDKAQNLYRKELEWMRRQPKARTTKSKSRQDDFYETEKVAKTDTRKEKLELDFEMKRLGNKILELKDISKSYGDKLLLKDFSYSFQRGEKVGIVGKNGAGKSTLLNIIQGFEPKDSGEIETGETIKFGYFSQKGLQYKEEERVIDFIKEISENFPLANGRTITASQFLRLFLFDDQTQYSPISKLSGGEKRRLHLMYILYQNPNFLIFDEPTNDLDLPTLTVLENFLLNFQGSLIIVSHDRYFMDRIVDHILAFEGEGKIKDFIGNFSEYRENKKLEDGSQKNEDKKAKTVAEKVVEKPVVADVPKAQAPKKKLSFKEQRELETIEKEIPEFEGKRAAILEQLNNETDYEKISKLSAELESLAEKLENHEMRWLELQD; this comes from the coding sequence ATGAATTACGTTTCAGTCGAAAATCTTACCAAATCATATGGCATCAAAACTTTGTTTAAAAATGTCTCATTTCACGTTAATGAAGGTGACAAAATTGCCATAGTTGCCAAAAACGGCAGCGGAAAATCTACCCTTTTGAAAATTTTGATGGGAAAAGAGATTGCAGACAGCGGTTCTGTAGTTATTAATAAAGATATTCAAGTAGTTTTGTTTGATCAGGAAATTGATTTTGAGTCTGATCTTACCATTGACGAGTTTATGATGACTTTAGATTCTGCGCCTATTTTAGCTTTAAAAAAATATCATCATGCTTTGGTTTCAGGAAATCCGGATGAGATGGAAACAGCACTTGCAGAAATGGAGATTCACAAAGCATGGGATTTGGAAAATGAAATGAGCCAGATTCTTTCTCAGTTGAAAATTACAGATTTAACAGCGAAAATGGGAATGCTTTCGGGTGGACAGATTAAGCGTGTTGCTTTGGCAAAACTTTTAACAGAAACCAGAGCAGAACACCGTCACACTCTTTTGATTATGGATGAGCCAACCAACCACCTTGATGTGGAAATGGTAGAATGGCTTGAAAATTATTTGAATAAAGCAAAAATCACTTTAATTCTTGTTACTCACGACCGTTATTTCCTTGATGCGGTTTGTGGGATTATCTGGGAAATGGAAGACCAGAATATGTACTTCCATAATGGTTCTTACGCAACTTATCTTGAAAACAAAATGATTCGTGAGGATAATATGAATTCTACGATTGATAAAGCGCAAAACCTTTACAGAAAGGAATTGGAATGGATGCGAAGACAACCTAAAGCAAGAACTACCAAATCAAAATCTAGACAAGATGATTTTTACGAAACTGAAAAAGTAGCAAAAACAGATACCCGTAAAGAAAAATTGGAGCTTGATTTTGAAATGAAAAGATTAGGTAATAAAATTCTTGAACTTAAAGATATTTCTAAAAGTTATGGTGATAAATTATTGTTGAAAGATTTCAGTTATTCTTTCCAAAGAGGAGAAAAAGTAGGGATTGTAGGAAAAAACGGAGCCGGAAAATCTACTTTACTCAACATTATTCAAGGTTTTGAACCAAAAGACTCGGGAGAAATTGAAACCGGAGAAACCATTAAGTTCGGATATTTTTCTCAAAAAGGACTTCAGTATAAAGAAGAGGAAAGAGTGATCGATTTCATTAAAGAAATTTCTGAAAATTTCCCTTTGGCAAATGGAAGAACGATTACAGCATCTCAGTTTTTAAGATTATTCTTATTTGATGATCAAACGCAATATTCACCAATTTCTAAACTTTCGGGTGGTGAAAAAAGAAGACTGCATTTGATGTATATTCTATATCAAAACCCAAACTTTTTGATTTTTGATGAGCCTACGAATGATCTTGACCTTCCTACTTTGACAGTTTTGGAAAATTTCCTTTTAAACTTTCAAGGCAGTTTGATTATCGTTTCTCACGACAGATATTTTATGGATAGAATTGTTGATCATATTTTAGCATTTGAAGGTGAAGGAAAAATCAAAGATTTCATCGGAAACTTTTCAGAATACCGAGAAAATAAAAAACTGGAAGACGGAAGCCAGAAAAATGAAGATAAAAAAGCAAAAACTGTAGCTGAAAAGGTGGTTGAAAAACCAGTTGTTGCAGATGTTCCGAAAGCTCAAGCTCCAAAAAAGAAGCTTTCTTTTAAAGAACAACGTGAACTGGAAACCATTGAAAAAGAGATTCCGGAATTTGAAGGTAAAAGAGCCGCAATTCTGGAACAACTGAATAATGAAACTGATTACGAGAAAATATCTAAACTTTCTGCAGAATTGGAAAGTCTTGCCGAAAAGCTGGAAAATCATGAGATGAGATGGCTTGAGCTTCAGGATTAA